Genomic window (Hyalangium minutum):
CGATGCGGTGCAGCGTCTGGACGTCGTTCACACCCGTGCCCGGCTTCGCGCTCGAATCGATGACCACGTAGACGCCGCCCGGCTTGAGCGCCTTGAACACCGCCGCGTTCATCTTCGCGCGGTCCGCCTTCAGCCACACGGAGTCGTGGTAGATGATGTTGCTCACCACCGCGTCCAGGTCTGTCACCTCGGGCGGAAACGGATCGTCCAGCTCGCGATCCAGCCGCACCACCTTGGCGTTCACCGGACGCGCGAGCCGATCGGTCCAGCGCTTCTCGGCGAAGCGCTCGCGGACGAGCTGCGGGTTCTCGCCGTAGACGACGCCCGTGGGCCCCACCGCGCGGGCGAGCAGCTCGATGGTGTACCCGGCACCGGCCATCAGCTCGGCCACCTTCATGCCGGGGGCCACCCCTACGAACTCGAGCAGCGCCGCGGGGTGGCGCCCCTCATCGAGGGCCCGGTCCTCTTCGGTCCGGTCCGGCGCCTGGACGATCGCCATCGCGGCGGCGGCCGTGAGTGGAGGGGCAGCAGCGGGAGACTCGGACTGGGTCGAGTGAGCACATCCAGCGAGCGACAGACAAGCAACGAAGAGAAGAGAGCGCATGCCGCCTTCATAACCGCCTGCCCCAGGAAGCTCTACAGGCGCGAAGGGAGCGCCTGGGAAACCGTCACCTACGCTTCACCTTCTTGCCCGGGTTCGTCGCGTCGGCCGTGAGGCTGAGCACCGTATAGAGGTTCATCATGTACGCGCTATTGTCCGGGTCGAGGTCCGCTGCCTTCTGGAAGAGCGCCGAGGCCCGCGCGTAGTCCTTGCGCTGGTTCAGCAGGATCATCCCCAGCCGGTTGTAGAGCGGCGCAGGCTGCGGGAGCTTGGAGATGCCCTGATCGAGCATCGCGATGGCCTCCTCGATCTTCCCGCTGCGCTCCAGCTGCACGGCCCTCTGGATGACGCCATCCGCGGCATTGTCCGTGACGGGCGCGGGGGCAGGCGTGGCCACGGGCGGTTGCGGAGGCGCGCTCTTGGCTGAAGCCGGAGCTTGGGCCGAAGCCGGAGCTTCAGCCGGAGCCGAAGTGCTGACCGCCTTGGCTGCGGGCTTCGCATTCTTCACCTCCGGAGCACGCCTGGGGGCACGGGCTGGCTTCTCGGGAGGAGTCGTGAGCTGGGTGATCTCCCGCTCGCACAAGGACTCGAAGATGGCGTGCAGTTCCACATCAGCCAGGCTGGTAACCTTCGCGATGTCCGAGACCGGCGTCCTGCCATCCACGAAGGAGAGCACGTAGGCCTCGAACGGGTGGAGCGGCTTCTCCACGATGGACAGCAGGCCTCCGGTGATGATCGGCACCAGCTTGGACCGCTCGGGATCGTGCGCGTACCCGGAGGCCCGCGTCTTGTCCATGAGCGGATGAACCGGCCTCTCGGTGGTGACCTTCTTGTCGGGTGGGGCGATGAGCGCTCGCACCAGGGACACATTGTCCCGCTTCTGCAGCTCGTCCGGGCTGCGGACGAGGAGCAGCTCGCAGCGCTCGCACTGGAAGTCATCCTTCGAGACGGGCGCCCCACAGTGCGGGCAG
Coding sequences:
- a CDS encoding class I SAM-dependent methyltransferase gives rise to the protein MRSLLFVACLSLAGCAHSTQSESPAAAPPLTAAAAMAIVQAPDRTEEDRALDEGRHPAALLEFVGVAPGMKVAELMAGAGYTIELLARAVGPTGVVYGENPQLVRERFAEKRWTDRLARPVNAKVVRLDRELDDPFPPEVTDLDAVVSNIIYHDSVWLKADRAKMNAAVFKALKPGGVYVVIDSSAKPGTGVNDVQTLHRIDELVVRDEVLAAGFQLAAESDVWRNPQDPRDWNSSPGTAGERRGTSDRFALKFVKPK
- a CDS encoding general secretion pathway protein GspE, whose protein sequence is MARKLGEQLVSEGVLKPDMLARALERQKATGQKLGECLVRLGLDETPVLRVLAQEFKTRFVSTAKLSQAKIEPSLLEKIPVRLAEGFDFVPLRMDEAGVLYVAIAEPQRQRAIEEIARTAGVKQVLPFVAVRRSIRAAIRKHYYADAQAFEHMPDDESCPHCGAPVSKDDFQCERCELLLVRSPDELQKRDNVSLVRALIAPPDKKVTTERPVHPLMDKTRASGYAHDPERSKLVPIITGGLLSIVEKPLHPFEAYVLSFVDGRTPVSDIAKVTSLADVELHAIFESLCEREITQLTTPPEKPARAPRRAPEVKNAKPAAKAVSTSAPAEAPASAQAPASAKSAPPQPPVATPAPAPVTDNAADGVIQRAVQLERSGKIEEAIAMLDQGISKLPQPAPLYNRLGMILLNQRKDYARASALFQKAADLDPDNSAYMMNLYTVLSLTADATNPGKKVKRR